The following are from one region of the Coccinella septempunctata chromosome 7, icCocSept1.1, whole genome shotgun sequence genome:
- the LOC123316339 gene encoding uncharacterized protein LOC123316339 — protein sequence MGKNFFNKLGNILRVFKGGKKKEFGPDRDDLTDITSESGIQSFGSSSQQESVCINKNLFLKKSKSIESLTTATIDSGVAARVNELKRSNGTCDILSNTKEEDVKCTKSLNRFDQLTLTNNCVFSYNAKLHGSRIWSQALGRVAERPKSSKNESTSSSTIRLDSEVSREEDCIIQNNGIRNEEASVLFQEWKVDKSTDVKKQYPKLENKVLETPNTLCDEEESTAEMFTSSNSQTSPGNLASNDSESNPQMRDVISNLPPNTVPKTILEEAETQLDSSLLVPIEEKFESTKVIIEEQKMTVKMDLKTVKNEQGFDLLKYDLKSSGDHVAETTEDMETEKKHLNLVNSSKLLSENSTEYEVVNLAQVDLFREFKTTISKMRNVLNVLDVKKSLQCVMDRTRSEKLIKRCSSEGFEAENISTQTAGMAFNQISTSTDCGFGNQTRNEGIMVQLSSETTSKRITLDSNLLNQIKPLTKTKRRKRRGFRCKYNKVSKKSMNNVSSSYDKKKSDKPHYHKCVVYHITQHKNAVDRCVGTPCPSVKEKTVLNKTFSALHFGPIKEFSMLLNKHENETMKRKELGEKQRLLSLQRDGNDTDSQRRKSTSFISSDTSNVFNQCNCLKSKTQPSLNCMTSKDHTSQSNSPANWLVFEPSSSVAVREKQSTSEDLVLDKNRSSTQELVSNILQEEFKTSGLKGRISSSTMNMIKDQFCDKLNGIKCKDVPDVMITVCVPLKSIVSKIKTSKRAGCEEKTIPSTTTSTESKSRFLSTSAYDKSTQITVSKSYINDNLQTIPEKMCKKSSEIFQHNKILRETMSSKRLSTFKKIFGNKATSCSNLNPFGHMARKTSKIYFSDHSTSSPDFPFMPKVREASHFCHKKISTTPKPSSISLFREEFSLCGPIRKEGFFLNLPPNRYRKKREQISRLFDGSDSSDQRYFGEPKLLYHVHESSFCSTSKTDDKYSSRRLDLEAPTSQEEHKQPFIPLQEASSKIDINVKPKMISFSDMPMKCDLEDTPEPTKDEVKHEELPKPNLKTVDVNTSYAKLVRDNETQFEIELTASSPTEKKAVKKKARKTLPTESFFNECVEEFSAVTFPKVHFEDEMNEELCDECKGKIKKDKQRGNSQTGEMRSTQVEFVEANITGENTRETPSVLSLLEEDEPSPELVQDKIDVQKINESQTDKTVQIKDGPRARQKEKTSNNKKQQIILQTSSDSNLIFMNQMEFGDRLPNSESTTPYGKKRNRKRSRAIVRVESTQVDSVASLPRKENFLVQVKPPVDSKNESKLTGLIRDVVNLCNSSFVKSRDCIVELTLYNLIKEIILEHCSHLSEQSRQKVESILADFIKASKQKAGNDNVDIVESAIENLVKEIGSTEFTEKQREEKNEEELGDKKKETERKHRRHSRSKSKRREHKHESKHRSHHRDDDGELKEKHRHKDEEKKYKTKRYHKHHCEKEDICDIGKEESESKFRSVEGKREYEELVQRLRELEEVTKQLSSVAHQKPTTNRLQIEDTDHLYRNNKVYTASVLEKPNFGSKKKMKFSLTDLGKINKEFQKEPVNVNFFQTETAHPIMPVPRNYPKLPVTKIVINLSNLKLLTRNCASLTAASAKEPIVITDSTEQKQKLINKIVSYQMDNGFKTKVRHSSRQFGKVERNMEEDAASGIINKNKESFTITIQGKEKRKKSCEEIQEESSKTNKDFMRIKMVKKKKTVTSTTDHSQSESHCSKKNRKREHSNDVHRITKEYIKKEYKLNSDLLCASLAKTLLENKYNMDQNLDCRGNLDLAYQRMANFCLFRECLKKENCD from the exons AT GGGGAAAAACTTCTTCAATAAATTAGGGAATATATTAAGGGTATTTAAG GGTGGAAAAAAGAAGGAATTCGGACCAGACAGAGACGATCTGACCGACATAACCAGCGAGAGCGGCATACAGAGCTTCGGCAGTTCCAGCCAGCAAGAATCCGTCTGCATCAACAAGAATCTCTTCCTCAAGAAGTCCAAATCGATCGAGAGTCTCACAACAGCAACCATCGACAGTGGCGTCGCAGCCAGAGTGAACGAACTCAAGAGGTCCAATGGCACCTGCGACATCCTCAGCAACACCAAGGAAGAAGACGTCAAGTGCACCAAGAGCCTGAATCGCTTCGACCAACTAACCCTCACCAATAACTGCGTCTTCTCTTACAACGCCAAACTCCACGGAAGCCGCATCTGGTCGCAAGCCTTGGGAAGGGTTGCAGAACGACCTAAAAGCTCGAAGAACGAAAGTACCAGCTCCTCCACCATCCGACTAGACTCTGAGGTATCAAGGGAGGAGGACTGTATCATCCAAAATAACGGCATCAGGAATGAGGAAGCCTCAGTCCTTTTCCAAGAATGGAAAGTGGATAAATCTACGGACGTTAAGAAACAATATCCTAAGTTGGAGAATAAGGTTCTCGAAACACCAAATACCCTCTGCGATGAAGAAGAATCAACCGCTGAAATGTTCACATCTTCCAATTCCCAAACCAGTCCAGGAAATCTAGCATCCAACGATTCCGAATCCAACCCTCAAATGAGAGACGTAATTTCGAATTTACCCCCCAACACAGTACCAAAAACAATCCTCGAAGAGGCTGAGACTCAGCTGGATTCCTCCCTACTGGTGCCGATAGAAGAAAAATTCGAGAGCACCAAAGTAATCATCGAGGAACAGAAGATGACGGTCAAGATGGACCTCAAAACCGTGAAGAACGAACAAGGCTTCGACCTCCTCAAGTACGACTTGAAATCCTCCGGCGATCACGTGGCCGAAACAACTGAAGATATGGAGACCGAGAAGAAACATCTGAACCTTGTGAACTCCTCCAAACTCCTGTCGGAAAATTCGACGGAATACGAAGTGGTCAACCTGGCGCAGGTGGACCTGTTCAGGGAGTTCAAGACGACAATCTCGAAGATGCGGAACGTGCTCAACGTTCTGGACGTGAAGAAATCCTTGCAGTGCGTGATGGACCGCACCCGGAGCGAGAAATTGATCAAGAGGTGCTCCTCTGAAGGTTTCGAAGCCGAGAACATATCGACCCAAACAGCCGGAATGGCCTTCAATCAAATCTCCACTTCGACTGATTGTGGCTTCGGTAACCAGACGAGAAACGAAGGTATCATGGTGCAACTTTCGTCGGAGACCACGTCCAAACGGATCACCCTCGATTCAAACCTCCTGAATCAGATAAAACCCTTGACCAAGACGAAGAGGCGCAAGAGACGTGGCTTCAGATGTAAATACAACAAGGTATCGAAAAAATCCATGAACAACGTTTCCTCCAGCTATGACAAGAAGAAATCCGACAAGCCGCATTATCACAAATGCGTTGTTTATCACATAACGCAACACAAAAACGCTGTAGACAGATGCGTTGGCACCCCTTGTCCATCTGTCAAAGAAAAAACCGTACTGAACAAAACCTTCAGTGCCCTCCATTTTGGACCGATCAAGGAATTCTCGATGCTACTGAACAAACACGAAAATGAAACTATGAAGAGGAAGGAATTAGGGGAGAAGCAAAGATTGCTTTCGTTGCAAAGAGACGGAAACGACACCGATTCACAGAGGAGGAAATCGACATCTTTCATCAGTAGCGACACATCGAACGTTTTCAACCAGTGCAATTGTCTGAAGAGCAAGACGCAACCAAGTCTCAACTGCATGACTTCGAAAGACCATACTTCACAGAGTAACTCACCAGCCAATTGGTTGGTCTTCGAGCCTTCCTCCTCTGTTGCTGTTAGGGAGAAACAATCGACATCGGAAGATCTGGTGCTGGACAAAAACCGAAGTTCGACGCAGGAATTGGTCTCGAATATCTTGCAGGAGGAGTTCAAGACGTCCGGTCTCAAGGGGAGGATTTCAAGCAGTACCATGAACATGATAAAAGATCAGTTTTGCGACAAATTGAACGGTATCAAATGTAAAGACGTCCCGGATGTAATGATAACTGTTTGCGTACCGCTGAAGAGCATTGTATCCAAAATAAAGACTTCGAAGAGAGCTGGGTGCGAAGAAAAGACCATACCTTCCACGACAACATCCACAGAAAGCAAATCGAGGTTTCTTTCCACTTCCGCCTACGACAAAAGCACCCAAATAACCGTTTCTAAGAGTTATATCAACGACAACCTCCAAACAATTCCAGAGAAGATGTGCAAGAAATCGTCGGAGATTTTCCAACACAATAAAATACTCAGGGAGACCATGTCCTCTAAGAGACTCTCAACATTCAAGAAGATATTCGGAAATAAGGCTACCAGTTGTTCCAACCTGAACCCTTTCGGTCATATGGCAAGGAAAACCAGTAAAATCTATTTCTCGGACCACTCCACAAGCTCCCCAGATTTCCCCTTCATGCCAAAGGTTAGAGAAGCATCCCATTTCTGTCACAAGAAGATTTCAACAACGCCTAAGCCCTCGTCAATTTCACTCTTCAGGGAAGAATTCAGCCTATGCGGTCCGATTAGAAAAGAAGGATTTTTCCTCAATCTACCACCGAATCGTTACCGTAAAAAGAGAGAGCAGATATCTAGACTGTTCGACGGATCAGATTCTAGCGATCAGAGGTACTTTGGCGAACCCAAACTGTTGTATCACGTCCACGAGAGCTCCTTCTGCAGCACCAGTAAGACTGACGATAAATACAGTTCACGCCGTTTGGATCTAGAGGCCCCCACTTCCCAAGAAGAGCATAAGCAACCCTTCATTCCCCTCCAAGAAGCCTCTTCCAAGATAGACATCAATGTGAAGCCGAAGATGATCAGTTTTTCCGACATGCCGATGAAATGCGACTTGGAGGATACCCCAGAGCCTACTAAAGATGAGGTGAAGCACGAAGAGCTCCCCAAACCGAACTTGAAGACAGTAGATGTGAATACATCGTATGCAAAGCTTGTCCGGGACAACGAGACTCAATTTGAGATAGAGCTGACTGCATCTTCCCCGACAGAAAAGAAGGCAGTGAAGAAAAAGGCCAGAAAGACGTTACCGACTGAAAGCTTCTTTAACGAATGTGTAGAAGAGTTTTCTGCTGTTACCTTTCCAAAGGTGCATTTCGAGGATGAAATGAACGAAGAGCTCTGCGATGAGTGtaaaggaaaaattaaaaaggatAAACAGAGGGGAAACAGCCAAACTGGCGAAATGCGGAGTACGCAAGTGGAATTCGTCGAAGCCAACATCACTGgggaaaatacaagagaaacCCCTTCGGTCCTATCACTTTTGGAAGAGGATGAACCATCTCCGGAGTTAGTTCAGGATAAAATCGACGTTCAGAAGATTAACGAATCGCAAACGGATAAAACGGTGCAAATCAAAGACGGCCCGAGGGCCAGACAGAAAGAAAAAACCTCGAACAACAAGAAACAACAGATAATACTCCAGACATCGTCAGACTCCAACCTGATCTTCATGAACCAAATGGAGTTTGGCGATCGATTGCCGAACTCCGAAAGTACAACTCCGTACGGTAAGAAACGTAACCGTAAAAGATCCAGGGCTATAGTGAGGGTAGAATCGACGCAAGTGGACAGCGTTGCAAGTTTGCCTAGGAAAGAGAATTTCCTGGTTCAGGTAAAACCGCCAGTTGATAGCAAGAACGAGAGCAAACTCACAGGTTTGATAAGAGACGTCGTGAACCTCTGCAACAGCAGCTTCGTAAAATCCAGAGATTGCATAGTCGAACTGACTCTTTACAATTTGATCAAGGAGATCATCTTGGAACACTGCTCTCATCTCAGCGAACAGAGCAGACAGAAAGTTGAATCCATTCTCGCTGATTTCATCAAGGCTTCCAAGCAGAAAGCTGGAAACGACAACGTTGATATCGTTGAATCTGCCATTGAGAACCTCGTGAAAGAAATAGGCTCTACGGAATTCACCGAAAAACAACGGGAGGAGAAGAACGAAGAAGAACTAGGTGATAAGAAGAAGGAAACTGAACGAAAACACAGGAGACACTCGCGTTCTAAAAGCAAACGGAGAGAACACAAGCACGAGTCCAAACATCGGAGTCACCACCGAGACGACGATGGTGAACTAAAAGAAAAACACCGCCATAAAGACGAAGAGAAGAAATACAAAACGAAACGCTACCACAAGCATCATTGCGAAAAGGAAGACATCTGTGACATCGGCAAGGAAGAGTCTGAATCGAAATTTCGGAGTGTTGAGGGTAAACGTGAATACGAAGAGTTGGTTCAACGTTTGAGGGAGTTGGAGGAGGTGACAAAGCAGTTATCTAGCGTTGCCCACCAAAAACCTACAACAAATCGGTTGCAAATAGAAGACACCGACCATTTGTATAGGAACAACAAAGTGTACACAGCCTCTGTTCTTGAAAAGCCCAATTTTGGTTCgaaaaaaaagatgaaattcagtttgacaGATCTGGGGAAAATCAATAAGGAATTCCAAAAAGAACCTGTTAACGTGAACTTTTTCCAAACTGAGACTGCGCATCCGATCATGCCAGTTCCAAGGAACTACCCAAAACTTCCTGTCACTAAAATCGTCATCAACCTGAGCAACTTAAAACTGCTAACTAGAAATTGCGCTAGCCTAACTGCTGCGTCCGCAAAAGAACCCATAGTCATAACGGATAGTACCGAGCAAAAACAGAAACTGATCAACAAAATTGTTTCGTACCAAATGGACAACGGGTTCAAAACAAAAGTAAGACATTCTTCCAGACAATTTGGAAAAGTAGAAAGAAATATGGAAGAAGACGCTGCAAGTGGAatcatcaataaaaataaagaatCGTTCACGATCACCATACAGGGtaaagaaaaacgaaaaaagaGCTGCGAAGAAATACAAGAGGAATCTTCCAAAACGAACAAAGACTTCATGCGTATCAAGATGgtgaagaaaaagaaaactgTTACGTCAACAACTGATCACTCACAATCGGAATCTCACTGCTCAAAGAAGAATAGGAAGAGGGAACATTCCAATGATGTGCATCGGATAACGaaagaatatataaaaaaagagTATAAGTTGAACAGTGATCTTCTATGTGCTAGCTTAGCTAAGactttattggaaaataaatataACATGGACCAGAATCTGGACTGCAGAGGAAATTTGGATCTCGCTTATCAAAGAATGGCTAACTTTTGTTTGTTTCGTGAATGTTTGAAAAAGGAGAATTGTGATTGA